The Malus domestica chromosome 08, GDT2T_hap1 genomic interval TATGGTATGTTTCTAGCAAGAGAGCAAGTAactcgcaggctgctggttgaacttgagctggattgagtgattgCTTATCTCCGTCCGctgtgctgcctactccgatgtaagGTGGATGATGCTTCTTGCGGGCCTTGTCACAAATGAACACTTTGCctagaaggttgctcatgttgattatcggagtgtGGCCCCAACCATGAGTGTATGTTCGTCCGTGGGCCTAATcaagagtgcacgctcctctgcacactaagacgggagtatacgttATCTCGAAGGCCCAGTCAGGAATGTACACCGCCAGAATGCTCGGTTCGTagttggtcgagtggctgcttaccaGGACATTGCTGGAGAGGttcttcgtctgcccttgtcctacttcgggagaCCTTGTCTGGGGCACATTGCATCTTGGTGCGCTGCAAGAGCTGGTTCACTAAGGTcgtttgttgtgcaagggcactcgtcaactctatgacttgtcgagacaagtgttgttcgccactTAGATTGGAAGAACTTGAAAGGAATGttcctccttgggcagtggaagggtggtagactccgggcatgagatttgaattgggaaatgtcaaattcacGGAAAAATGTGGTAAGAATGCCTCCGACTCGATGGTAGGTCTGGATGGTTGAGATAATCTTGGGCCGACTTAAGCTACTTGGAAAGCCATGAGAGCAAACTGGGCCGcgggagtaggctgggccacaagagcaggctgggccgcgagagtgggctgctcagcGGGAGCAGGTTGCTCGGTGGGAGCAGGCTgagccacgggagtgggctgctcggcggaagcaggctgctcagtgcgtgatgcatgcgaatgcgaggcttgggcctgggcccgtgcaagcttggatggcatGGCTTGGGCCATAGTGGAACCTCGTAGTGGTGGTACCACTCCGCCTATGAccacatttagcctcgtggattgcctcggtcccatttcttgagtattagaattttcacttgtggaattttctaaatttctagccattatatttttcttatacgttttatcaaagaacctttgtaaataaaaaattctaataataagaacgtatgaaaaatattcaaatggactagaaaatagagaaaaacttttttatgcgagagtcttctacgagtatggatctcaactcttaatgaaagcaccaatttgtggatgcaaatttccgcctcatttttcttgaacaaaattgcacctacaaaacaattaacaccttagggtcaagcccaagagcctcacgcacccatgATGAatagggggctttggccgaagaacctccgatgccaaagttagaatttagagagaaaagtgtttggagagttTTTTGAGAGTTTTGCAAGCGTGTGGAACCTCCCTTTTTAGAGAAAAGTGAGTCATATTTATGGGGCATGGTTGGTCCTTTATGTATATTTtgggtgttatttggtgatttaattagcaattaatatattgattaggaataaatatattaattggctaattaacataataaaaggaatgtttttgggaggttatgtaatttatgtggaaggttttgaaggttatggaacGATTTCCTTGTAAAGGATATGGAGTAAAgatggatgagataaatttgaacttgttacctatttttgGGCACTCTTGACTCGGTTGATAAATGATtatccactgctcgcgtgtaagAAACCAGGTGtgtctcgagggtaattttatcctcttcacctaaaaatccacgtgtcgcctcttgattattttttgctccatatCTGGCATCAAGCTGACTTATAAGAAATAATGGAATtcttataaattaaaatatggcAGCCCAACAACTTGTTTCTTTTTAGAAAAAACTAAGTCTTTGAGATGGCTTTTCCACCATGTGTGAACTTGAGAGAGAAAGGCACGAGGACTCTTCTCTGTGCACAAAAAAAATTGCGACAATAATCACTCTGCTATGGAAATTGAGGGACTTGCTACTTTCTTTCAACACTTTGTAAGACGACCAATGATGCGCAGATGAGGGAATTGAAAATCCTTTTTCTGCAAATCTTCTTTTTGCTACTACTGACTTGGACAACAATATGCACCATTTTTGGTGGACATTACATAGCAGATGAGCCTGAACGCACTCCTTATTTGTGCGGTCTCCCATCTACAGATTGTCAGTAGCTGTGAGAAGAGACGAAGCTGATTTTGAGCCTTCCACTGGATGAATATGGCATCCAAGATTTGCACGGATTTGGTACCTAAATATTTTCATGTAGGTTTGCTGCTTGCttcatctttgttttttttttgttggctaTCTTCAGGGTTTCTTTAACAGGTAGACCACTTTTTGTTCTTCAACACCAAGCCGGTGCAATTACCGAAAGAGACGTTGACGATCTGATTTTTAAGAGCATTAGTTGCGGGGAGCGGATCACTTAGACTTAGTTGGAACTTCAGGGATGGTTTAGACCACCCATAAGAAATTCATGGAGTTGACAGCAGCGGCAGGGAGTGGATCACTTAGACTTGGTTGGAACTTCACGGGGTGGTTTAGACCACCCCAAAGAAATTCATGGGACTAATGGCAGCGGCGGGGAGCGGATAGcattgaagaagcaaattgcttctttttctttttcttgcaaAGCCGAGAGAAACCAAACAAATAAAGATTTAGAAGGATGGATTTGTGCCTTTGAATGCTTTGTTGCTTTCCTTTGCCATGTATCCTCTTCTCTGTTTGCCCTTGTCTCCTAGAATTTCTGCAACACTTTACTTCTTTGATTGCTCTTCAACTTTCTGAAGATTTCTGCCATATATTCTTTTCTGTTGTCTCTTAATTTCTGCAgcgttttttttgtttttctctccTCCGTATGCTTTTGTCGTGTGCCCTCCCCTTTTTATAAACGCAAGGAGCAGTTCCATTAACCTCTTCCATTTTCTGTTACGTGTTCTACTTTCCCGGGGTGTGGGGAAGTTGAGGAAGGCCATCACTTTACTGAGTTGAGATGTGGGAGCTTAGGAGAGTTCTGGATAGACAAGAACTCTATTTTTTAGTCTTTGGGCAGAAATGTAATTCACACaactaaattttgttttttttttaagtctcaCCTActgttaaaatacctccaatattaaaaaaaaaaaaaaaaaacctcccactccctccccgtactctctctctccccctctctccttcttattttctaaaaaaatatgttcatacacacaaaatgtgtaggcaaatgctaatatatataatgtgaaCCTTATTTTTAGTCGGTCCACGTTTTGGACTACTATTTTTTCTAATGTATCTCCATCTTTATAAAACTTGCTAATATATTTTCTCTATGAAAATATATGGCTCAACAAAAACCTCTTATTTACAAGTAAAAATAAACACCATTAAACCATAATATTAACTGCCAAACCATTTCAATTATAAAATTTCAACAATAAAAAGTGCtacattaaaaaatatatatatatatcaatagtGAGGACGCTGAATTATTTGGACATCCACGAAGTCAACTAAAAAGCTACGTCTCCTAGTCGATTTTTCTTCATTgatttctcttctctctttctagTCGATTTTTTTGGAATAAACAAATGAACTGCTGCGGAGAGGGCCTCGCGGCTCGGGCGACGTCAGGGGCGGCCGTATCGCCGCTCGAGTGGAAGTTTTCGCAGGTCTTCGGAGAAAGGACCGCCGGCGAAGAAGTTGAGGAAGGTAAGAGTAATACTCTTCCCCTGATTTTCGTTTCGTTTCGTATTGTTAAGGATTCACTATTGCTTTCGTTCTCATTACGTTTAATACTATTAATTTAATGTTAAATACATGTAGCGGATGATTTGTTGCAGAAATTGTGTATTGAATGACGGGAGACGCCAATGAAATTTAATCGAAAAAGTTTGGTCTTTTGATGACCGAAGCATTTGAGCTGAATACTTAAGTTATTGGCTGGTGGTTTTGTGGCTATTATTGATTAAGCTATACATTTGGAGGTTGTCTATTTGTGTAGctgtcagtttttatttttcttttaatttaattcacTACATTTTGAAgtgtttcaaaataattaaaagcacttttagaaaAAATGTGTTTGGGttctaaaaacacttgaagGGCTTTCTGTAAGAACCACTAGTTATGTGCATCGTTCAGAAAacacttttaagtgtttttcaatGATTTACTTCCATTTTCATTCAGGGttggttctaaaaacattttcaccaaaaaaattttcagtcattttaaaagtactttaaAAAACGAGCTATGATGTTGATTAGTATAGGGATTCATTTTCGAACATATTGTTGCAATCGATACATGTAGAGCtatatttttaaacttaaaGGCCCTAGATTTGAGAAATAAGTGAACTTGTTAATCAAGTGTGAAGAACGCGTCATTTGCGATCAATAGCTATTCTTATATACccgcttttgaatttctgaaaaaGATACTTTATAGAGTGTTTGAGGGCATTGAAGTGCTTTGGTGCAGAATTACTTAGGTTTGCTTACTTGCTGGTTGTTTTTGCAGTTGATGTAATATCCGCTATTGAATTTGATAGAACGGGGGACCACCTTGCCACTGGAGATCGTGGAGGCCGGGTGGTTTTATTTGAAAGAACTGATATAAAGGATGTAAGTTAATACATTTTTCTTTTGAGGGGTTTGGGGCATGGATGTGCATTTTCCTTGTACTTAATATGCCGTTATATTTGTTACACTGGTGTGATTTAGTTGTACTTTTATGGTATAAACTTAAATAATTAGCATGGTGGACACCGGAGAGATCTGGAGAGGATGGATTATTCAATCAGTGGGCATCCTGAGTTCCGCTATAAAACTGAATTCCAAAGTCATGAACCCAAGGTATGACCTTCTTTGTGCTTAACGAGGACAAGTATAAATAGGCTTACGAAGATTTCCTCTTTGCTGGAATCTGGATTTGACTAACTTGCATCCTAACTTGCATCTTACTTGGTTTTTCCTGAACTCAGTTTGATTATCTTAAGAGCTTGGAAATTGTGGAAAAAATCAACAAGATCAGATGGTGTCAAACAGCTAGCGGTGCACTGTTTCTCCTCTCCTCTAATGACAAAACCATCAAATACTGGAAGGTAGCACCAACCTTTTGAACTCGTATGTGGTTAGATTATTATATAAAAGATGATTTCTCTCGATATCACATCTTCCAGAGTAATTTTAGCGACATTAGTTGCATTGCCCTTTCCATTTATATATTGTTCGGAACAAAGATGGCGATTACTTCAGCCATTTCATTTTTTACATTATTCTTGGGATGAACACGCGCATACGCACATGCagagtgtagtggatggattGTTATGGTTTCCAATAGGCAGTACAACTTAAgatataattattttaattttttcattgtGGAAGGACGCTGTCACTTCCGCTAGGTGGCTCACAACAAAACAATCGTGCAACAGACGCTATCACTTCCGCAATACTACAGCCTGTATGCAGCGGCCTCATCAATGAGTTTGCAGAACTCCTACTTTCATAAACTTCAACAAGACGGTCAATTTGACCACAAAGTTTTGCAACACCTCCAATTTTTTTCCCCTTCTTATCAACCTTCTTCTTTTGCAATTCTCCTTGGTTAGCCgctcttttttttcccttcctagTAGCTTGCCTTAGATCCTGTATAGTCTCACTTTCTTCCTCATCATCTAAATCAATTTGTCCTATGGATTTCTCTCCTGTCTCTAGTGGTAGTGCTCCAGATGAAGGTGCCCAGGCATGTTCACCGGTAACAACTGTGTTCGAGAACATCCTATCTAACTTTCCTCCATCTTAGGACTAATGcccttttttttacaattttccaTATTCTTTGTTTATCTACAAGTAAAGAAAGAATATGGCTAATACATATTGCATGATATCATAATacatattaaaagataaatacACAAAcctgaattttatttttccacCACTCCAAAAGATAAATACACAAAcctgaattttatttttccacCACTCCTCAGAGGCATCAGCGGTACCCTTGCTCGAATTCCACCCTAGGCCAATGTCTTTACCAACTAGCTATTTCCACAACTTCCACTCATTTTTAAGTGCATCCCACTTATTTTTCAGTTGCTTTCTTTCATAATCATGCCCTGTCTCTGCCTTGAAGTTAGCTCTAATATTTGCATATCCATCTTTGTCAAAGTGAGTGCCTGGACGATGTTTGGCCTCAACCTTCTTGATGCATACATCACAAAATATAGATATATTGTGGGCATTCCATGCAGCTGtaggatttgacgaagatgcCCCCTTCTTTGCCATCGATACTAGTTATATAcatatgcatacatacatatatatatatatatatatatatatatatatatatatatatatattaaaacagGTACAAATAATATTGTAATATAACCAGGCTGAAAACAGGTAGTAAACCTAACATAAACAGAAGCAACTCGCAatcatatgtgtgtgtgtgtgtgttggagATTTTCAATGATAATCATGATTTAGCCAGTCCCTTTGATATACCAAATAAACATAAAATGCATCTAGCATATGCATGAAAAAGAATATAGATGCAGTGAATTCGTAGTTTGCCTTAGATCCTGCATGGTCTCACTTTCTTCCTCATCATCTAAATCAATTTGTCCTATGGATTCCTCTCTTGTCTCTGGTGGTAGTACTCCAGATGAAGGTGCCCAGGCATGTTCACCGGTAGCAACTGTGTTCGAGAACATCCTATCTAACTTTTCCTCCATCTCAGGACTAATGCCATTTTTTCGCAATTTTCCATATTCTTTGTTTATCTACAAGTAAAGAAAGAATATGGTTAAACATATTGCATGATATCATAATAcacattaaaagataaatacaCAAACCTGAATTTTATTATTCCACCACTCCTCAGAGGCATCAACGGTACCCTTGCTCGAACTCCACCCTAGGCCAGTGTTTTTACCAACTAGCTCTTTCCACAACTTCCACTCATTTTTAAGTGCATCCCACttatttttcaattgctttCTTTCATAATCATGCCATGTCTCTGCCTTGAAGTTAGCTCTAATATTTGCATATCCATCTTTGTCAAAGTGAGTGCCCGGACGATGTCCGGCCTCAAGCTCCTTGATGCATACATCACAAAATATAGATATATTGTGGGCATTCCATGTAGATGtaggatttgacgaagatgcCCCCTTCTTTGCCATCGATACCAACTAGtgatttgtatatatatatatatatatatatatatatatatatatatatattaaaacaagaacaaataataTTGTAATATAACCAAGCAGAAAACAGGTAGTAAACCTAACATAAACAAAAGCAACTCGCAATCatatgtgcgtgtgtgtgtgttggagGGTTTCAATGATAATCATGATTTAGCCAGTCCCCTTGATATaccaaataaacacacaatGCATCTAGCAAATTGTGAGTCATCTTtcattcttccttccttccattCTTGGACTCATCAAAGATGACTTagtattataataaaataaatgtatgagaaatctTTTGACATTTTTTGCCGTCTTTAATTTCTTGGTTTGCTTTGAATCGTAATTATGATTTGTAATGGTGCAGGTTTGAAGAACAAGAAGTGCCCGGCTCAAGATCTTTTTTCAATGAAATAATAGCATCAATTTCAGATATTAAGTTTGCTAAGAACGGAAGACATATACTAAGTCGGGATTACATGACTCTTAAGGTTCATATAGTCATACTCTTATAATAAGATGGTTCATACTTCCAATATTTAGAAACTTCAGTATCATTTGTCCTAGAAACAAAGTTGCAAgtaacaaacacttaaaaaccttattttccctccctccctcccttcctTCCAGTGGATTGGTGACATGGGCAATGCCCTCTATGGATGCCACCCCTCAACATCTCACTGTTTCTGCCGTccctccttcccttcctttcagTGGATTGGTGACATGAGTGATGCCCTCTATGGGTGCCACCCCTCAATATCTCACTGTTTCTGTTGATTCCTCAGCTAAAATATTCCTTCCTTCCATTGGATTGGTGACATGGCCAATGTCCTCTATGGGTGCCCTCAATATCTCACTGTTTGTGCCATCCCTCTTTCCCTGCCTTCCTTACAGTGGATTGGTGACGTGGGCAATGGCCTCTATGGGTGCAGCCCCCAATATCTCACTGTTTCTGTTGCTTCCTCAGCTAAAATATGCTAATGTTGTTACTGTGATGTTTAGAATTAGTACTTGATATCatgattttcaattttgtgCTTGTGGTGAGTTTGGGCATTGCAACTACTTCTTGTCTTCAGATTTCTCTGATTCTTAACCCTGTCCGTTACAATTTTTGTTCTCACCTTTTCTTTTTGGGGTTTCTCAGTTATGGGACATCAACATGGATTCTGGCCCAGTTGCCACTTTCCAGGTTCATGAACATCTAAGACCAAAGGTAATATGTTCCTTCAAAAAGTTTGTTTGATCACATGTGATCTTAAAAGAAGACGAGACCATTTAAGTAATACCATACAATGCAACTTATTAAGTTCTTTACCTTTCTCAGCTCTGTGATTTATACGAAAATGATTCTATCTTCGATAAGTTTGAGTGCTGTCTAAGTGGAGATGGACACCGAGTGGCAACAGGTTCTTACAGGTTAGACTTACACCATACACATCCTTTGTTGCTTTTACACTTACACCCTGACCTAAGCAGTGTGGGGCTCAACGTATGAAGAAACACATTTCTGTGATTCCAGCAATCTGTTTCGAGTGTTTGGTTGTTCTGAAGGGAGCACAGAAGCAACAACATTGGAGGCCAGCAAAAACCCCTTGAGGTatcttttttaaattctatataTGCTCGTCAGGCATGCTATTGTTAGGGCATAGTATCATTTTGGTCCAAGaaaaactcttgtttattttcttttgttctctTGGTCAAAAGTGCTTATAATTTTTCTCATGAACTTCCAGGAGACAAGTTCAAACCCCAGCAAGGCCTTCTAGATCTTTGGGCAACCTTCGTCGTGTTCGCAGGCGTTGTAACATAAAAGGTGCGGATAACTCTGGAGCGGATGCAAACGGAAATTCTTTTGACTTCACAAAAAGGTTGATATATCTTGCATGGCACCCTTCTGAGGATTTAATCGCCTGTGCTGCTTCAAACAGCCTATACATGTATTATGCGTAAAAGTAGTACGGAAAGTTGTCTATCTTGGCCGGCAAAGCTCTTCTGATTTCTATTGACAAAAGGTTGCTTGCGTTCTTCTCCGGTTAGTGATGTTAGCTGCGCCCTACCTAACTACAAAATCAGGAAGCATTTTTGCTGATGTCAACATTTTCAAGAAGTAGTATCTGCCCCTCACATACAGGCGATACCTTGCTGTTTATGGTAACTCGTAAGGAGAATACTGTAGTCCTAATTGTGTCTTGTTAGTTGAAGAGATGTGATATTAGCTCATCCGCCTACCGAAAGAATACCTTCTGCCACAGTAGAAACCAATTGGGTCCTATATCCTGAAGTGGGGAGAAGCTGTAGTGGTGCCATCAACGCTGATTGATACCGTGGCCTTCAACCTTGTATTATTTGAAGTAAAGTTAAAagggtttgtgaaatttttatCGCTGTTTTTATTCTAACCTTTCTTTCCCCCTCTTTCAGAGCCTGctgattttctttgtttagcaAGTATTGGTTCCTTTGGACAGTGAAGGCTCCATGTTAGACATTGTTTCGACAGTTTCACTGGGAATCAAAGATTTGTCGGTCTTAATTCGTCTGGTTATCGGGTGTTTATTGTTTTAGGTAAATGTTTTTGGTGTAGGCAAACTGATCATCTCTATATTGTACGAGGTTCGGTCACAATATCGAAGCGTATGGGCTAGTTTTGGTGAATTAGGTGCTTCCTTCGTTTAGTTTGTGCTGGCATTAGTATAGCCCTTGGGGGCTAGGAACTGTAGCAaacttttcttttgttcttaaACCACTATTTTATCAAGCATATGGTGAACTTTTCctctttttgtttatgttttccaAACCCTTGTGAATTGATTTGGAAAATTGGGGTTAGTGGCCCTTTTCCAAACCCACCAACCAAAAATAGTCGTCTCGAAATGCCCTCCTTGACGAAAATACTCATTACCGAGACAATTACCCTCATTACCGACGCAATATTAGTAGATTATTGACTCAATCTTAGGGTATTTTCATCAAAGAGGATAAATAAAGATTGCATTATTCGAGGAGGGCTAGTTTTAGTTAGTGTATTGAGTACAGATCCTCTTTGGATCTAAAAAAAGGGAgcctaaggatcaaatgattcggccgttaaaatttgatctaacggctacaaacaaggaGTCCTCTaatagttataataattgtaaccgttggatcaaatttcaatgatccggaTCATTTAATCCTTAGGTTCATTTTTATTAGATCCGGAGATGATACTCTAATGTATTTGTAAAAGGCTTGTAAGCCCGATTTCCCATTCATTTTTTATCTACCATGCATAATTTTCACAAAATTACTGTGTTGCGGTCTTTCCCCTATGGTATGGTAATTTTTGTTGTATCACGTGAGTAGATCACTATGAGAATTCGTTTCGTGCAACTGATCACATTTGTTGTATTAGATGAGTAGCACGGTCTTTGAGAGATTCGTTTCGTGTAACAAATTATACttattgtaagagacttgtacTGTACAACGGATGCATGAAAGTGATTCTTACACATCATaagggtgaagcttttattatGAGATGGACGTTAGGCATGGCGGTGGACTTTTGTTTGATGGTCTCAATTTTGCCACATTAGCAGCTTAAAAGTTTATAAACAGTTGAGTAGCAACTCAAGTCGTGATAGTTTAAGTCGGTTTCATGGACCCTTTAACTAGTATTTGATGAACATCACATGAAAACCATAAAATTAGCAATGCCCTCTCAATCTAGTGACTTCTTTTGATTTGTCCCTTCGACTCTTAAAATGtgcaaattgttttttttttcttgattgaattgatgaaaatgattcTAAATTTAACGGAATAATTTCATAACTGATAGTAGAAGCGAATTAGCACGTTCTAAAATTTTAGAACTAAATTAAAAGTTCAACGGACAAAATTTGTACCCAAATTAAAAGTTCAGTAGGCAAACTGGAATAAGTAATATGTCCGAGGTAATGCTAAATGGTGGTTCCTTTTACTCgtaattttttacttctcacgtacatttttattttcaatcttcgaatcaaatgaattgaagaatattaaATCTTATAAATTAACAAATGATGAGTTGGAAGTAAAAATTTGCGATAACGCATATCTGTTATTAAAAAATAAGATCTCAAAATCTCATAATCGCACTACCGTAATTTAGGAAAATCCAAAATATAGAAGTCCAAAAATGGGTAAACGTAAAATCCCAATTAGCAACCTAAAAAATAGACTAATCCtaagaaaattagaaattgtCCTTCACTTCCAGATGCAAAACTGACACGGAGAAAACAGCTTCAGGCTAAATATTTCAGCTTTCCTCAAAattctcctccctctctctctctctctctcagctccTCCGAAGCTCCACGGTCATGGCTCTGCTGACCCGAGCCCGCATCCCTCTCCAGCTCTCGGCCCAGCGGGCCCTCTCTCTCCACACCACCGTCCCCTCCCTCTCGCCCTCCGCCCCCTCCGGCTCCACTCCCGCCACCTATGCCCGCCCTCCTCCCCCTTCCGCCTCCCCGCCCCCTCCTGGCCTCTCTAAGGCCGCCGAGTTCGTGATCTCGAAGGTCGACGATCTCATGAACTGGGCC includes:
- the LOC139198227 gene encoding L10-interacting MYB domain-containing protein-like, whose amino-acid sequence is MAKKGASSSNPTSTWNAHNISIFCDVCIKELEAGHRPGTHFDKDGYANIRANFKAETWHDYERKQLKNKWDALKNEWKLWKELVGKNTGLGWSSSKGTVDASEEWWNNKIQINKEYGKLRKNGISPEMEEKLDRMFSNTVATGEHAWAPSSGVLPPETREESIGQIDLDDEEESETMQDLRQTTNSLHLYSFSCIC
- the LOC103440602 gene encoding serine/threonine protein phosphatase 2A 55 kDa regulatory subunit B beta isoform-like; protein product: MNCCGEGLAARATSGAAVSPLEWKFSQVFGERTAGEEVEEVDVISAIEFDRTGDHLATGDRGGRVVLFERTDIKDHGGHRRDLERMDYSISGHPEFRYKTEFQSHEPKFDYLKSLEIVEKINKIRWCQTASGALFLLSSNDKTIKYWKVAHNKTIVQQTLSLPQYYSLFEEQEVPGSRSFFNEIIASISDIKFAKNGRHILSRDYMTLKLWDINMDSGPVATFQVHEHLRPKLCDLYENDSIFDKFECCLSGDGHRVATGSYSNLFRVFGCSEGSTEATTLEASKNPLRRQVQTPARPSRSLGNLRRVRRRCNIKGADNSGADANGNSFDFTKRLIYLAWHPSEDLIACAASNSLYMYYA